The following proteins are co-located in the Abditibacteriaceae bacterium genome:
- a CDS encoding TlpA disulfide reductase family protein gives MNFKCSKVRSISGALLLCAAVSSHAQQRAMTRTARREAAKLQATPSVVLPGNYWEKDREPLRAGNSVPDWELALSSQSRTNARGNVKLSGLRGERTLVVFWAFWCDTWKDATRDLKTLRAELEKQNVKVVVVSVDASQQPVARRAFESGDIWFPVAIDKDSKITAQWGVRRVPTAFLLEGTKIRARWEGFPNRKQLLDVL, from the coding sequence TTCAAGTGCAGTAAAGTACGGTCGATTTCAGGCGCACTTCTGCTTTGCGCCGCGGTGTCGTCGCACGCCCAACAGCGCGCCATGACACGCACCGCGCGGCGCGAAGCAGCGAAACTGCAAGCGACGCCCTCGGTTGTCTTGCCCGGCAACTACTGGGAAAAAGACCGCGAGCCGTTGCGCGCCGGCAACAGCGTGCCCGATTGGGAACTGGCGCTTTCGAGCCAAAGCCGAACAAACGCGCGCGGGAATGTGAAGCTTTCTGGTTTGCGTGGCGAGCGGACTCTTGTTGTTTTTTGGGCCTTCTGGTGCGACACCTGGAAAGACGCCACGCGCGATTTAAAAACTCTGCGCGCCGAATTGGAAAAGCAGAATGTGAAAGTTGTTGTCGTTTCGGTCGATGCGTCGCAGCAGCCTGTAGCGCGGCGCGCTTTTGAAAGCGGCGACATCTGGTTTCCCGTCGCGATTGATAAAGACAGCAAAATCACCGCGCAATGGGGCGTGCGTCGCGTGCCGACCGCGTTTCTGCTCGAAGGCACGAAAATTCGGGCGCGATGGGAAGGCTTCCCGAACCGCAAACAGCTGTTAGATGTTTTGTAG